A stretch of DNA from Lawsonibacter asaccharolyticus:
CGCACAGGCATTTGCCCGCGGAAAGGCATTTATCCCGTTTATTACCTGCGGCGACCCGAATCTGGAGACCACCGCCGCCGCCGTCCGGGCCGCAGTGGAAAACGGCGCGGACCTCATCGAGCTGGGCATTCCCTTCTCCGACCCCACCGCCGAGGGGCCGGTGATCCAGGGGGCTAACCTCCGGGCCTTGCAGGGCGGGGTCACCACAGACCAGATCTTCGGACTGGTGCGGGACCTGCGCCGGGATGTAACGATACCTCTGGTTTTTATGACCTACGCCAATGTAGTGTTCTCCTATGGAGCGGAGCGCTTTTTCTCCGCCTGCCGGGAGACGGGGATCGACGGACTGATCCTCCCCGATCTGCCCTTTGAGGAGAAGGAGGAATTCCTGCCGGTTTGCAGGCGGTACGGGGTGGAGCTGATCTCCCTCATCGCACCTACCTCCAAGGACCGAATCGCCATGATCGCCAGAGAGGCGGATGGGTTTCTCTATGTGGTGTCCTCCCTGGGCGTCACCGGAGCCAGAAGCGAGATCAAAACGGATCTGGCCTCAATGATAGAAATTGTGCGGCAGAACACCCATATCCCGGCCGCCATCGGCTTTGGAATCTCCACGCCGGAACAGGCCAAGCGGATGGCAGAGCTCGCCGATGGCGTGATCGTCGGCTCTGCCATCGTCAAGCTGCTGGAACAGCACGGGAAGGATGCCCCTGGCTGCATCGGTGCGTATGTCAAAACCATGAAGGACGCGATACGATAAAAAAATCAGGCAGTCGGCCAAGTCAAAGCCTCCGGCTAAGCCGGAGGCTTGAGTAGGCCCTATAAGGGCCTGATACGGACGAAGTCCCTTAAGGGGCACTTTTTACGCCTTCTTGTTCTCGCGGCCCGTAAACGGGTCAACAAACTCTTTCAGCCCTATCTGGTCTGCGATTTGATCTGATGCCAGTTGGTTTCGGAAATACTCTGCTATCTGTTTTTTATTCCGCCCACTGTATCCACATAATATCCTCTGGCCCAAAAGTGCCGATTTCCATACTTATATTTCAGATTTGCATGCCGGTCAAATATCATCAGACTATTTTTCCCTTTCAAATACCCCATGATCTGTGATACACTGTATTGGGGAGGGATGTTTATCAGCATGTGTATACGGTCTGGGCACGCTCTGACTTCTATGATTTCTACCCCTTTTTGCTGACACAGTTTCCTTAATATCACTCCTATATCCTGTTTTATCTGTCCATATATCTCCATCCTTCGATATTTGGGTGCAAATACGATATGATATTGATATCTCCAACTTGTATGCTCTAAACTATTTATGTCTTTGTCTTTCACGATGAAGACCTCCCTGTTATCGTAGTTGTGTGGTCGTCAACCCACTTCTACCCTATCAGGGAGTTTTTTCTTTTTCTACTCTTCTCCTCGCTTTAAGCTATTTTTTACCACCGGCATAGCCGGGGTGGGTGTTTTTGGTGCCTACAACACAGACCGAACTGCTTTGCACGCAGTCCGGTCTGTCGCTTATCTTAATGAGATGACGGCAAAGCCGGTGGTTTTGCCTTTCCCCGCAACTCCCCTTTTGTGATTATGTTTCGTTTATCGGGCATTCCTTGTTGGTCTTAGT
This window harbors:
- a CDS encoding tryptophan synthase alpha chain; this encodes MSKIAQAFARGKAFIPFITCGDPNLETTAAAVRAAVENGADLIELGIPFSDPTAEGPVIQGANLRALQGGVTTDQIFGLVRDLRRDVTIPLVFMTYANVVFSYGAERFFSACRETGIDGLILPDLPFEEKEEFLPVCRRYGVELISLIAPTSKDRIAMIAREADGFLYVVSSLGVTGARSEIKTDLASMIEIVRQNTHIPAAIGFGISTPEQAKRMAELADGVIVGSAIVKLLEQHGKDAPGCIGAYVKTMKDAIR